In the Thermus antranikianii DSM 12462 genome, GCCCTCCAGATACCCCCTCAGATAGGCCGCCTTATCCAGGGGCAGGCGCACCCCCAAGGCCTCCCCCAGAAGGAAGCGGGCCATCAAGGGTCCCACAAAGGCCAAGGCCATCTCCTCGGGAGGCTCATCGGACCGGAGAAGACCCTTGCGCTGCTGGGCCCGGAAGAAGCCCACCACCCTTTCCAAGACACCCAGGATGCCTTTCGGAGGTCCTGCGCCCCTTAGCCCCGGGTGGCGGAGAAGCTCGGCCAGCAGCTTGGGCAAAAGGGCCTGGTGGGCCTTTAGGAGGTCCAGGTAGGCCTCCAAAAGCTCCTTTAGGCCCTCCTCCAAGGGAGCCTCCTCCGCGGGGAGGCGTTCCAGAAACCCCGCCGGGATAAAGCGGGAAAGGGCCGCCCGCAAAAGGGCCTCCTTGCTGCCGAAACGCCGGAAGAGGGTTACCTCGTTCACCCCGACCCGCCGGGCGATCTCCTTGGTGGTGGCCCCCCGGTACCCCCGCTCAGCCAAAAGCTCCAGGGCCGCAAAAGCAGCCCGCGATCCGGATCCTTGCCCCAGCCCTGGTCCTCCGGCCCTGCAAGTAAGTGCATACTTACAGCGCAAGCCTACCCCCTTTCTCCCCCAGGGTCAAGGGTGGGTGTGGCATACTCAACCTAGGAGGAAAAACCATGACCCTACTGGACCGCCTAAGCCGTCTCATCCGGGCCAACCTGAGCGACCTGCTGCGCCGGGCCGAGGACCCCGAGAAGATCATCAACCAGGCCCTGGAGGACATGAAAGAAGCCCTAAGGGAGGCCCGGGAGCAGGTGGCGGCTGCCATGGCTGAGGGCAAGCGCCTGGAACGGGAGGTGGAAAGCCACCTGAAGGAAGCCGCCCTCTGGGAGGAAAAGGCCAAGGAGGCCCTGAAGGCAGGCCGGGAAGACCTGGCCAAGGAGGCCCTTAAGCGCAGGAAAAGGGCTTTGGACCTGGCCGAGGGCTTCAAGCAGCAGGCGGAGGAGCAGAAGGCCCTTGTGAACCGCCTCATGACCCAGCTCAAGGCCCTCGAGGCCAAGATCGACGAGGCCGAGGCCAGGAAAAAGCTCCTTCTCGCCCGCAAGAAGGGGGTGGAGGCCGCCGAGGCAGTGCGGCGGATGGAATCCAAGCTGGACGCCCACCCGGCCCTCGAGGCCTTTGAGGAGATGGAGGCCCGCATCCTCTCCATGGAGGACCGGCACGAGGCCCTGAAGGAGCTGGATGGCCAGGACCTGGAAAAGGAGCTCGCCGCCCTCTCCGCGGAAAAGGAGCTGGAGGAGGAGCTTTCCCGCCTCAAGAAGGAGCTTGGCCAGTCCTAATCCGGGCATCCCTCCTTGTGGGCAGCGTGAGCCGGCCCACCGGGGCTTAAGGGGTAAACTCCGTATCATGAGGCGGTACCTTATGGCCCTCGCCCTCCTTCTGGCCGCCTGTGCCCCCCAGGCCACCCAGGCCCCCGAGGCCCGGCCCCTTCTTAAGGAAACCGCCTTTTATCCTGCCACCACGGGCCTGGAGTGGGTCTATGTGCCCGAGGGGGAGGCCCTTTCCTCCCCCCCCTACCGGGTGCGGGTGGAGGGCCCGGCCCTTTACGAGGGACAGGAGGCGGTGCGCTTCCGAAGCTTCGGCCGGGGGGAGGACAGGGTCTACTACCGGCAGGTGGGAGCCTTTGGCGTGCGGCTTTTGGGCTTCCAGGACCCCTCCGCCCGGGTGGTCTTCACCCCCCCCATCCTGGAGTACCCCCCGGAGGCCCTCCTAGCCGTGGGCTACCGCTGGGGGGGCAGGGTGACGGTGCGGGTGGAACTCCTCACCCCTGGGGGACGGGAGCCCCTGGCCCAGGGAGGCCTGAGCTATGCCATGGAGGTGTTGGAGGAGCGGGAGGTGCGCCTGCCCGCCGGGGTCTTCCAGGTGTACCGCATCCGCCAGGTCTACCAGGACGAGCGCGGCCAGGATGCCCGGGAAGTCTGGTTTTCCCCCAGGGTGGGGGAGGTGCGCACCCGGGAAGGCCGCGTTCTGGTGGAGAAGAACTTCTAGCTAGGGGGAAACGATGGTACTGGACAAGGTGAATAGCCCGGACGACCTGAAGGGCCTGACCCTCGAGGAGCTCCTGGCCTTGGCCGAGGAAATCCGGAGCGAGATCATCCGGGTCACGGCGCAAAACGGAGGCCACCTGGCAAGCTCCCTAGGAGCGGTGGAGCTCGTCCTAGCCCTGCACAGGGTCTTCCAGTCCCCTAAAGACCGCATCCTCTTCGACGTGGGCCACCAGGCCTACGCCCACAAGCTCATCACCGGGCGCAAGGACCGCTTCCACACCCTAAGGCAGGAAGGGGGGCTTTCCGGCTTCACCAAGGTTTCCGAGTCGGAGCACGACGCCATCACCGCCGGGCACGCCAGCACCTCCTTGGCCCATGCCCTGGGCATGGCCATCGCCCGGGACCTGGCGAAGGAGGACTACCACGTGGTGGCGGTCATAGGGGATGGGGCCCTCACCGGAGGAATGGCCCTGGCCGCCCTCAACAAGATCGGGGAGCTAGGCAAGAGGATGCTCATCATCCTGAACGACAACGAGATGAGCATCTCGGAAAACGTGGGGGCCCTCAACAAGTACTTCAAAGAGCTTCAGATAAGAAAGTGGGTCCAGGACGCCGAGAAGCTGGGCCGGAGCATCCTGGAACACATCTCCCCCAAGCTCTTCGGCCTGGTGGACCGGGCCAAGGAAGCGGCCAAGCTCATCCTCCACCAGGAGAACCCCTTCTACGCCTGGGGGATCCGCTACATCGGCCCCGTGGACGGCCACGACCTCAAGGGGCTCATCCACATCCTGGAGCACCTCAAGGAGCTGGACGGCCCCACCCTGCTCCACGTGGTCACCAAGAAGGGAAAGGGCTACAAGGTGGCCGAGGCCGACCCCATCTACTGGCACGGGCCCTCGGGCTTTGACCCCCTCAGGCCGGAGAAGGTTTCCAAGGGCTACACCTGGAGCCAGGCCTTTGGGGACGCCGTCACGGAGCTGGCCTATCTGGAACCCCGCCTCTTCGTCCTCACCCCGGCCATGCGGGAGGGGTCGGGCCTGGTGCGCTACTCCGTGGAGCACCCGGACCGCTACCTGGACGTGGGGATCTGCGAGGATGTGGCGGTGACCACGGCGGCGGGCATGGCCCTACGGGGCCTCAAGCCCATCGTGGCCATCTATTCCACCTTTTTGCAACGGGCCTACGACCAGGTGATCCACGACGTGGCCATAGAGGCCTTGCCCGTGATCTTCGCCATAGACCGGGCGGGGGTGGTAGGGGCCGACGGAGCCACCCACCACGGGGTTTTTGACATCGCCTACCTGCGCACCATCCCCAACCTGCAGATCGCTGCCCCCAAGGACGCCTTGGAGCTAAGGGCCATGCTGAAGAAGGCCTTAGAGATCGGGGGGCCCATCGCCATCCGCTACCCCCGGGACAACGTGGAACGGGCCCCGGAGGGCGCCTGGCCCGAGATCCCCTGGGGCCGGTGGGAGGTGCTCAAGGAGGGCACCGAGGCCTACATCCTGGCCTTCGGAAAGACCTTGAAGTACGCCCTCGAGGCCGCCTCGGACGACCCCAGGATCGGAGTGGTGAACGCCCGGTTCCTCAAGCCCCTGGACCGGGAGATGCTCAAGGCGCTTGCCCGCTACCGGCTCCTCACCGTGGAGGACCACCAGCGGATGGGGGGGTTTGGGAGCGCGGTCCTCGAGGCCCTAAACGAGATGGGCCTGAAGCCTCAGGTGAAGGTCCTGGGCCTGCCCGACCGCTTCCTGGAGCACGGCTCCATCCCAAGCCTCCACCGCCAGGCTGGGATCGACGCCGAGGGCATCCGGAAGGCCCTGGCGGAAATGGGCGTCCCTCCCACCTATGAGAGGGCTTGAGGCCCTCCCCTTCGCCGCCAACCTTTACAGGGTTCCCGTAGCGGAAGGGTACTTCCTGGTGGACGCCGGGCTTCCCTGGGAGGCGGGAAGGCTTCTAAGGCTCCTCAGGGAACCCCCCAGGCTCCTCTTCCTCACCCACCACCACACGGACCATAGCGGCGGGGCCCGGGCCCTTTGGGAACGGTTTGGCCTTCCCATCCTGGCCCATCCCAAGGAGTGGCCCTACCTGACCAAGGAAAAGCCCCGCCCTCCCCTACCCATACCCCTCCTGGGTCCCTGGCTCGCCAACCTGGCCCCGCCCCTTCCCCGGGAGGCCTTGAGGCCAGTGGAGGAAGGGGAGGAGGTCCTGGGCTGGCGGGTGGTGGAGCTTCCCGGCCACACCCTGGGGCAGGTGGGGCTTTTCCGGGAAGGCCTCCTGATCGCCGGGGATGCCTTAAGGGGCAAGGGCCTTCCCCCCAGGTTCATCAACGAGGACCCAGAGCTTACCAAGAAGACCGTGCGCAAGATCCTGGACCTGGGAGCAGAAACCGTCTACCTGGGCCACGGAGGGCCCCTCTCCCGCCAGGAGGTGGAGGCCTTGGCCCTTAAACTGGGGGTATGAGAAAAGTCCAAGCGGGCCTCCTAGCCCTCCTTTGGAGCCTGGGCGCCTTGGCCTGGACCCAGGAGGTGGTGGTCTACCCCGGCTTCGCTGAGGTCAAGGAACCCGTGCTCCTTCCCCCTTCCGCCTGGGTCTATTTGGCCGGGGAGAAACTTTCCCGCATGGCCCCGGGATCCTTAAGGCTCCTTGGGGTGGAGGAAAAGGAGCGCATCTACCAGGGAACGGCGGTCCTTTTCCGTTACCAGGGGGAAGGACCCGCCACCCTGCGCTACCTTTACACCGGGCTTTCCGGGGAGGTCTTTTACACCCTGGAGGAGGGAAGGCTCACCCTCTGGGCCCGGCTCCGGCTGGAGGGAAGCCCCCTGGAAGCCAGAAAGCTCACCCTGCTCGCCGGGGAAGCCCCCCTTCTCGGGGTGGCCGAGGCCAAGGAGGTACCCATGCGGGCTCTGGCCGAGGCGCCTTTGGGGGAAAGCCCCTTTGGCCTCTTCCGCTACCCCCTGCCCCCGGGCCGGCTGGAGCCCGGCACCACGGAGATTCCCGTCCTCAAGGCCCAGGTAAGCCCAACCCGGCTTCTTCGCTACCAAGGACCCTTCCGCACGGGCAGGTTTCTGGCCCTGGAGCGGGGCTACCGCTTTAAGGCACCCTTCCCCCTGGCTCCGGGGAGCCTCGAGGTGGTGGAGGAAGGCTTCTTTCTGGGCCAGGCCCCGCTTCCCGCCACCCCTGAGGGAGAGGTGGCCGAGGTGTGGCTGGGGCGGGACCTCGAGGGCCGGCTGGAACGGTCGGTGAGCCTGCTGGGCCAAAGCGAAAGAGAAGCCACCTACCGGGTGGAAACCCGCTTCAAAAACCCCTACCCCTACCCCATCGCCCTCCTCCTCTCAGAAGCCTTCCCCCAGCCCTTCCGCCTGGACTTCCCCGAGGCCGCCCACCTGCCCCAGGGCTACCGCCTGGAGGTCCCCCTTAAACCCGGGGAGGCCCTTACCCTGGTCTACCGCCTCACCCTTCCCCGCTAGGGACATCTGCCCCCACCCCCAGGCGGCATCCTGGAGGCATGAAGCCCGACCTTCACCGCTTCCCCCTCCTGGTGGCCTGGGAGATGACCCGGGCCTGCCTGCTCGCCTGCCAGCACTGCCGGGCCTCGGCGGTGCCGGACCCCTTACCCGGGGAGCTCACCCTGGTACCCGTGGGCCGGGGAGCGCTTTTAGAGCAACTTTCCCCCGAGGAATACGAGGAGGTGATGCACCTCCTTTACGATCTCTCCCGCCGCTACCCCTTCAAGGTGCGCACCACGGAAGGCCCCATGTTCCGCCGGGTGGCCTTGGAGCGCCGCAAGAAGGAAGGAGGGGAGGACGGGGCCCTGGTGGGGGAAGGCCGGGGGGTGCACCTCTCCGACGGCTTCGGCTTCGTCTTCGTTTCCTCCACGGGGGAGGTGTATCCTTCGGGGTTTCTTCCCCTCTCCGCCGGCAATGTGCGGGAGAAGCCCCTTCTGGAGATCTACCGAAATAGCCCCCTTTTCCTCGAGCTCCGCAACAAGGCCCTTCTAAAGGGCAAGTGCGGGGTCTGCGAGTACCGGGAGCTTTGCGGGGGAAGCCGGGCCCGGGCCTGGGCGGAAACCGGGGACCACCTGGCCGCCGACCCCCGCTGTGCCTACATCCCTAAGGGCCTAGGACAAATGCCCCTGGCCTAAGGGGAGCGGGGTTCCCCATAATGGAGCCATGAAGCGCCTCTTGCCCGCCTTGCTCTTCCTGGGCCTTCTGGCCCTTGGGCAAAGCCCTGGGGCCAAGCTCTACTCCGCCAACTGCCAAAGCTGCCACCAGGCCACGGGCCAGGGGGTCCCTGGAGCCTTCCCGTCCCTCACCCACCTGGACAAGGTGGTCCAGGCCAAAGGGGGCCGGGAGTACCTGATCCGGGTGGTCCTCTACGGCCTCCAGGGAAGCCTTACGGTGGAGGGCAAGACCTATAACGGGGTCATGCCCCCCTTCCGCCAGCTCAAGGACCAGGAGGTGGCCGACCTCCTGAACCACGTCCTCACCACCTTCGCCAAGTCCAAGGCCAAGCCCATAAGCGCCGAGGAGGTGAAGGCGCAAAGGGCCAAGGCCCTCTCCCCCCAGGAGGTCCTCAAGTCCCGTCCCCCGGTCAAGTAGACCGGTGTACTCCCTCCCCCCGGGGCCTTTAGGCCCCGGGCACCTTTTCCTTAGCCCTTGGCGGGGGATAATGGTCTTGCCGTGGGGCCTGGGTTCCACCTTCTCTACGCAAGGCGCCTGGCCTGGCGCCACCGGCTCCTCTTGGCCCTTCCCTTGGCGCTTCTGGGCTTTCTCCACCCCTTCTTCGCCCTGGCCTCCCTCCTACCCTTTTTGCTTCCCGCCCGCCTTTGGGAAGGGCGGGCGCTACGGGAGATCGCCCGGGCCAGCCTGGCCTATCCCACCGCCTTGGCCTACGGGGAGGAACGGCTTTGGCAGGAGGCCCGCAAGGTGGAGATCCCTCCTCCCCCCTTCCCCCTGGGCCTTCTTGCCCTCTACCTGGTCCTCCTGGCCTTGGCCCTGGGCTCGTGGACGGGGCTTCCTCCCAGGGAAGCAAGCCCCTTCTGGTCCCTTCCCAGCGCCGGGCGCCCCGCAATCCCCCAAACCCCCTCGGAAAGGGAGAAGCCAGCCGAAGCACCCGGGGCTTCACCTGGGAAAACCACGCCGCCCCCGGATTCCCCAGAGGCCCTCAGGATCCCGCAAGGGAAGGAACCAGGCCAGGGCCATTCCACCCCAACCCTCCAGGAGGGAAGGGAACCGGAGCCCAGCCCCCAGGGATCTTCCCCCGGGGGTTCCCCCCGGGCCCCGGGGCAGGGAACCCAAGCGCCAAGCAGGGGGGAAGGAAAGCCAGAAACCACCCAGGAGGTCCCAGGTCAGGAACCGGGCCAGCCTAAGGAAGCAGGCACCCCCACCCCAGGTGCCTCAGGACCCTCCCCAACCCTGGAGGCTCCCGCCTCCTTGCCCCTCCCACAGCCCACCGGACCCGGGCAGGAGCTCCTCGGGCCCGGCCGGGAAGGAAAGGGCCGGGACCTACCCTCCCCCTGGCGGGAGGGAAGCCCCCCAGAGGAGGTGCGCCGGGGAGTGGAGGTCTACCTGGAGCGCACCCCCCTCTCCCCTGAGGCCAAGGAGCTTCTAAGGCGCTACTTTAGCGGGCCCTGACCTTTTCTAAAGCCTCGGCCACGCTCACCGGACCCACCTCCAGCCGCTCCGCCATGGGGAAGGCCCCCATGGAACCCCCGTGGCCGAAGCGGGC is a window encoding:
- a CDS encoding TetR/AcrR family transcriptional regulator — its product is MAERGYRGATTKEIARRVGVNEVTLFRRFGSKEALLRAALSRFIPAGFLERLPAEEAPLEEGLKELLEAYLDLLKAHQALLPKLLAELLRHPGLRGAGPPKGILGVLERVVGFFRAQQRKGLLRSDEPPEEMALAFVGPLMARFLLGEALGVRLPLDKAAYLRGYLEGRYGAGRGGQSELR
- a CDS encoding c-type cytochrome codes for the protein MKRLLPALLFLGLLALGQSPGAKLYSANCQSCHQATGQGVPGAFPSLTHLDKVVQAKGGREYLIRVVLYGLQGSLTVEGKTYNGVMPPFRQLKDQEVADLLNHVLTTFAKSKAKPISAEEVKAQRAKALSPQEVLKSRPPVK
- a CDS encoding MBL fold metallo-hydrolase encodes the protein MRGLEALPFAANLYRVPVAEGYFLVDAGLPWEAGRLLRLLREPPRLLFLTHHHTDHSGGARALWERFGLPILAHPKEWPYLTKEKPRPPLPIPLLGPWLANLAPPLPREALRPVEEGEEVLGWRVVELPGHTLGQVGLFREGLLIAGDALRGKGLPPRFINEDPELTKKTVRKILDLGAETVYLGHGGPLSRQEVEALALKLGV
- a CDS encoding PspA/IM30 family protein encodes the protein MTLLDRLSRLIRANLSDLLRRAEDPEKIINQALEDMKEALREAREQVAAAMAEGKRLEREVESHLKEAALWEEKAKEALKAGREDLAKEALKRRKRALDLAEGFKQQAEEQKALVNRLMTQLKALEAKIDEAEARKKLLLARKKGVEAAEAVRRMESKLDAHPALEAFEEMEARILSMEDRHEALKELDGQDLEKELAALSAEKELEEELSRLKKELGQS
- a CDS encoding SPASM domain-containing protein, with product MKPDLHRFPLLVAWEMTRACLLACQHCRASAVPDPLPGELTLVPVGRGALLEQLSPEEYEEVMHLLYDLSRRYPFKVRTTEGPMFRRVALERRKKEGGEDGALVGEGRGVHLSDGFGFVFVSSTGEVYPSGFLPLSAGNVREKPLLEIYRNSPLFLELRNKALLKGKCGVCEYRELCGGSRARAWAETGDHLAADPRCAYIPKGLGQMPLA
- the dxs gene encoding 1-deoxy-D-xylulose-5-phosphate synthase, which gives rise to MVLDKVNSPDDLKGLTLEELLALAEEIRSEIIRVTAQNGGHLASSLGAVELVLALHRVFQSPKDRILFDVGHQAYAHKLITGRKDRFHTLRQEGGLSGFTKVSESEHDAITAGHASTSLAHALGMAIARDLAKEDYHVVAVIGDGALTGGMALAALNKIGELGKRMLIILNDNEMSISENVGALNKYFKELQIRKWVQDAEKLGRSILEHISPKLFGLVDRAKEAAKLILHQENPFYAWGIRYIGPVDGHDLKGLIHILEHLKELDGPTLLHVVTKKGKGYKVAEADPIYWHGPSGFDPLRPEKVSKGYTWSQAFGDAVTELAYLEPRLFVLTPAMREGSGLVRYSVEHPDRYLDVGICEDVAVTTAAGMALRGLKPIVAIYSTFLQRAYDQVIHDVAIEALPVIFAIDRAGVVGADGATHHGVFDIAYLRTIPNLQIAAPKDALELRAMLKKALEIGGPIAIRYPRDNVERAPEGAWPEIPWGRWEVLKEGTEAYILAFGKTLKYALEAASDDPRIGVVNARFLKPLDREMLKALARYRLLTVEDHQRMGGFGSAVLEALNEMGLKPQVKVLGLPDRFLEHGSIPSLHRQAGIDAEGIRKALAEMGVPPTYERA